One genomic window of Psychrobacillus sp. INOP01 includes the following:
- the purD gene encoding phosphoribosylamine--glycine ligase gives MNILVIGSGGREHAIAKQFMDSPSVENVFVAPGNDGMSRDVQIVSIDALAFEELANFAKDNKIDLTFVGPEQPLAAGIVDYFEAEGLRIFGPTKAAAQIEGSKAFAKEIMDKYNIPTAAYETFTEVDKAKAYIEKLGAPIVVKADGLAAGKGVVVAMTVEEANQAVEDMIGNQLYGESSSRVVIEEYLDGEEFSFMSFVHKGQIYPMVIAQDHKRAYEGDKGPNTGGMGAYSPVPQISLDTVDIAYETVVVPTVNAMTAEGISFTGILYAGLILTNEGPKVIEFNARFGDPETQVVLPRMTNDFGKFMTALMDETPFELTWSNEAMLGVVIASEGYPTDVKKGAKLPDLSTLTDAGLYVFHAGTRADGEDFIASGGRVILVAASESTLIKAQQKVYEGLAQLEWDGLFFRKDIGWRTFQ, from the coding sequence ATGAATATTCTCGTAATTGGTAGTGGCGGCCGTGAGCATGCGATCGCCAAGCAATTCATGGATTCTCCATCAGTTGAAAACGTATTTGTAGCTCCTGGTAATGACGGTATGTCAAGGGATGTTCAGATTGTTTCTATTGATGCGTTGGCTTTTGAGGAGCTAGCAAACTTTGCAAAGGATAATAAAATCGATTTAACATTTGTTGGACCCGAGCAACCACTTGCAGCTGGCATCGTGGATTATTTTGAAGCAGAGGGGTTACGCATATTTGGACCGACAAAAGCTGCTGCTCAAATCGAAGGTAGTAAGGCATTTGCAAAAGAAATTATGGATAAATACAATATTCCGACTGCCGCATATGAAACTTTCACAGAAGTAGATAAAGCAAAAGCATATATCGAGAAGCTAGGTGCCCCAATCGTTGTGAAGGCAGATGGACTTGCTGCTGGTAAAGGTGTAGTAGTTGCCATGACAGTAGAGGAAGCAAACCAAGCTGTGGAAGACATGATCGGCAATCAGTTATACGGAGAATCCTCATCACGCGTAGTCATTGAGGAGTATTTAGACGGGGAAGAATTCTCCTTTATGTCATTCGTGCATAAAGGTCAAATTTACCCAATGGTCATCGCTCAGGATCATAAACGTGCCTATGAAGGTGATAAAGGACCAAACACAGGCGGAATGGGTGCTTATTCACCAGTTCCACAAATTTCCTTAGATACTGTTGATATAGCTTACGAAACAGTGGTTGTCCCAACAGTGAATGCAATGACAGCTGAAGGAATTTCTTTTACTGGTATTCTTTACGCAGGACTTATTTTGACGAATGAAGGACCAAAAGTAATCGAGTTCAACGCACGTTTTGGGGATCCGGAGACGCAAGTAGTATTGCCAAGAATGACGAATGATTTCGGAAAGTTTATGACAGCATTAATGGATGAAACACCGTTTGAATTAACTTGGTCAAATGAAGCGATGCTTGGTGTTGTAATTGCATCAGAGGGTTACCCAACTGACGTAAAAAAAGGTGCTAAGCTTCCAGATTTAAGTACATTAACTGACGCTGGCTTATACGTTTTCCACGCTGGTACAAGAGCAGATGGCGAAGACTTTATCGCCAGTGGAGGACGTGTCATCCTCGTGGCAGCTAGCGAGTCTACTTTAATAAAAGCACAACAAAAAGTATATGAAGGCTTAGCTCAATTAGAATGGGATGGTCTATTCTTCCGTAAAGATATTGGCTGGCGTACATTTCAATAA
- the purF gene encoding amidophosphoribosyltransferase: protein MLAELRGLNEECGVFGIWGHPNPAAMTYYGLHALQHRGQEGAGIIVTDGNSLRAVKGEGLVNDVFNNGKLEKLEGHSAVGHVRYATSGGSGIENVQPLLFNSTTGGLAIAHNGNIVNATRLKRNLEQQGSIFQTTSDTEVLAHLLKKSNLASFEDRAKQALRLLDGAFAVVIMTEHAMYVAQDPQGMRPLSLGMLDGAWVVASETSAFDLIGAELVRSIDPGELLIINEDGCRSERYVEKKDRAICTMEYVYFSRPDSDIDGINIHMARKRLGKQLAKELSIDADVVTGVPDSSISAAIGFSEATGIPYELGLIKNRYVGRTFIQPSQDLRERGVKMKLSPVRQVVNGKRVVMVDDSIVRGTTSRRIVKMLKDAGAKEVHVVISSPPLKNPCFYGIDISSDSELIAANNTVEEMRELIGADSLTFLSVEGMVEAIGRSDDEKNCGHCLACFTGEYPTSIYADTKLPHEKELVR from the coding sequence ATGCTTGCTGAACTCAGAGGCTTAAACGAAGAATGTGGTGTATTCGGGATTTGGGGACATCCAAATCCTGCGGCCATGACTTATTACGGATTACATGCACTTCAGCATAGAGGGCAAGAAGGTGCTGGAATTATTGTGACGGATGGTAATAGTCTACGCGCGGTTAAAGGGGAAGGCCTAGTAAACGATGTATTTAATAATGGCAAGTTAGAGAAATTAGAAGGTCATTCAGCAGTGGGACATGTTCGCTATGCTACTTCTGGTGGGTCTGGAATTGAAAATGTCCAGCCTTTATTGTTTAACTCGACAACTGGTGGCCTTGCAATTGCCCATAACGGAAATATCGTAAACGCTACACGTTTAAAACGTAACTTAGAACAGCAAGGTAGTATTTTCCAAACTACTTCTGATACAGAGGTTCTTGCACACTTATTGAAGAAAAGTAATCTTGCTTCATTCGAGGATCGTGCAAAACAAGCATTACGTTTATTAGATGGAGCTTTTGCTGTTGTTATTATGACTGAACATGCGATGTATGTAGCACAGGATCCACAGGGCATGCGTCCTCTTTCTTTAGGGATGCTTGACGGGGCTTGGGTTGTTGCGTCTGAAACAAGTGCATTCGATTTAATAGGGGCAGAGCTAGTTCGTTCGATTGATCCAGGCGAGTTATTAATTATTAATGAAGACGGCTGCCGTTCAGAGCGTTATGTAGAGAAAAAAGATCGCGCTATTTGTACGATGGAATATGTGTATTTTTCTCGCCCTGATTCAGATATTGATGGGATTAATATCCATATGGCTAGAAAACGTCTTGGCAAGCAGCTTGCGAAAGAATTGTCTATTGATGCCGATGTCGTAACAGGTGTACCTGATTCAAGTATTTCTGCTGCTATTGGTTTTTCAGAAGCTACTGGAATTCCTTATGAGCTTGGTCTTATTAAGAATCGTTATGTTGGCAGAACATTTATCCAACCGTCTCAAGACTTACGCGAGCGGGGAGTGAAGATGAAGCTTTCACCAGTACGTCAGGTTGTAAATGGCAAGCGAGTTGTCATGGTGGATGATTCGATTGTTCGTGGAACGACATCACGCCGTATTGTGAAGATGCTTAAGGATGCAGGAGCGAAAGAGGTTCATGTTGTTATTAGCTCTCCACCTTTAAAGAATCCATGTTTTTACGGCATTGATATAAGTTCAGATTCAGAGCTAATCGCTGCTAATAATACAGTGGAAGAAATGCGTGAATTGATCGGAGCAGACTCGTTAACATTCTTATCGGTTGAAGGAATGGTAGAGGCAATTGGAAGATCAGATGACGAAAAAAACTGTGGGCATTGTTTAGCATGCTTTACTGGAGAATATCCTACAAGTATTTACGCGGATACGAAATTACCACATGAAAAAGAGCTTGTTCGATAG
- a CDS encoding heptaprenylglyceryl phosphate synthase: protein MEYKDWRHIFKLDPAKPIDAEALEKICESGTDAIIIGGSDNVTLDNVIDLLMRIRRYAVPVALEVSTIESITPGFDYYFIPSVLNSSETKWVKDLHHAATKEFGEVMNWDEIIPEGYCILNPDCKAAKLTNAVNPDSEEDIVAYAEMVEYLFKFPIFYMEYSGVYGDVNTVKKVKDRLKNTKLFYGGGIQTEEHARQMATYADTIIVGNQVYDNLAEALKTVQAVKNIE, encoded by the coding sequence ATGGAATATAAAGATTGGCGACATATATTTAAGTTAGACCCGGCAAAACCTATAGATGCAGAGGCTCTTGAAAAGATATGCGAATCTGGTACAGATGCGATTATCATCGGGGGATCAGATAATGTCACGCTTGACAATGTGATAGATTTGCTAATGCGTATTAGAAGATATGCAGTTCCTGTGGCGTTAGAGGTATCTACGATTGAATCTATTACTCCTGGATTTGATTATTATTTTATACCGAGTGTGTTAAATAGCTCTGAAACGAAGTGGGTAAAGGATTTACATCATGCAGCTACTAAAGAGTTTGGGGAAGTTATGAATTGGGATGAAATTATTCCAGAGGGATATTGTATTTTAAATCCTGATTGTAAAGCAGCAAAACTGACAAACGCAGTGAATCCAGACAGTGAAGAGGATATCGTAGCGTATGCGGAAATGGTGGAGTATTTGTTCAAATTCCCTATATTCTACATGGAATATAGTGGGGTATATGGTGATGTAAATACAGTAAAAAAAGTGAAGGACCGTTTAAAAAACACAAAGCTATTTTATGGTGGGGGTATTCAAACGGAGGAGCATGCAAGACAAATGGCTACCTATGCGGATACAATCATTGTGGGCAATCAGGTATATGACAA
- the purH gene encoding bifunctional phosphoribosylaminoimidazolecarboxamide formyltransferase/IMP cyclohydrolase, whose translation MSKRALISLSDKSGILEFAKELELLGYEILSTGGTKTFLEQNGVAITSVDQVTNFPEILDGRVKTLNPMIHGGLLAKHDDPSHQAQLEEHQITPIQVVCVNLYPFRETISKQDVAFEDAIENIDIGGPSMLRSAAKNHQYVTVVTDASDYDEVLAQLKGTGETTLETRRKLAAKVFRHTAAYDALIAGYMTDLTGEEFPELLTLTYERKQSLRYGENPHQQAAFYKRPLGSDFSIASATQLHGKELSYNNIQDANAAIQIVKEFKLPAAVAVKHMNPCGVGTGETISDAFNKAYEADSTSIFGGIVALNREVDAATAKVLAGIFLEIIIAPSFSDEAIAMLTAKKNIRLLTISYEQTKKDAWNTVSVEGGLLVQSPDTFGLKDADVKVVTDREPTAEEWKALELGWSVVKHVKSNAIVVATEDMTIGVGAGQMNRVGSAKIALEQAGERAQGAGLASDAFFPMNDTVEAAAKAGITAIIQTGGSVKDQDSIDKANEYGIAMVFTGVRHFKH comes from the coding sequence GTGTCAAAACGTGCGTTAATTAGTCTTTCAGATAAATCAGGAATTCTCGAGTTTGCAAAAGAGTTGGAACTACTTGGCTATGAAATTTTATCGACTGGTGGAACAAAAACATTTTTAGAACAAAATGGGGTTGCTATTACATCAGTAGACCAAGTAACAAACTTTCCAGAAATTTTGGATGGTCGAGTAAAAACATTAAATCCAATGATACATGGTGGTTTATTGGCAAAGCATGACGACCCTTCTCACCAAGCACAACTAGAAGAGCATCAAATAACTCCTATTCAAGTAGTTTGTGTAAATTTATATCCTTTCCGAGAAACAATTTCTAAGCAAGATGTGGCGTTTGAAGATGCTATTGAAAATATTGATATCGGTGGTCCATCAATGCTTCGTTCGGCAGCGAAAAATCATCAGTATGTAACAGTGGTAACAGATGCATCTGATTATGATGAAGTGCTTGCTCAGTTAAAAGGGACTGGTGAGACGACACTTGAAACACGACGCAAACTTGCTGCAAAAGTGTTCCGTCACACAGCTGCGTACGATGCGTTGATCGCTGGCTATATGACTGATTTAACTGGAGAAGAGTTCCCAGAATTATTAACACTTACATATGAACGTAAGCAATCTTTACGTTATGGTGAAAATCCACATCAACAAGCAGCATTTTACAAACGACCACTTGGCTCTGATTTCTCTATTGCTTCTGCCACTCAATTGCACGGGAAAGAGCTATCTTATAACAATATCCAAGATGCCAATGCTGCTATTCAAATAGTAAAAGAATTCAAGCTTCCAGCTGCAGTAGCGGTAAAACATATGAACCCGTGTGGTGTTGGGACAGGCGAAACAATTTCTGATGCTTTCAACAAAGCATATGAAGCAGATTCTACGTCTATTTTCGGTGGGATTGTTGCTTTAAACCGTGAAGTAGATGCAGCAACTGCAAAAGTATTAGCGGGTATTTTCTTAGAAATCATCATTGCTCCTTCATTCTCTGATGAGGCGATTGCAATGCTAACAGCGAAGAAAAACATTCGTCTTCTAACTATTTCTTATGAGCAAACTAAAAAGGATGCTTGGAATACAGTATCTGTGGAAGGTGGATTACTAGTTCAATCCCCTGATACATTCGGATTAAAAGATGCAGATGTGAAAGTCGTTACAGACCGAGAGCCAACTGCTGAAGAATGGAAAGCATTAGAGCTTGGCTGGAGCGTAGTTAAACACGTAAAATCTAATGCAATTGTAGTAGCAACAGAGGATATGACCATTGGTGTTGGTGCAGGGCAGATGAACCGCGTAGGATCAGCTAAGATCGCTTTAGAGCAAGCTGGAGAACGTGCACAAGGAGCAGGTCTTGCTTCAGATGCATTCTTCCCAATGAATGATACGGTGGAAGCGGCAGCTAAAGCAGGTATTACAGCTATTATTCAAACAGGTGGATCAGTGAAAGACCAGGATTCTATCGACAAGGCGAATGAATATGGCATCGCGATGGTATTCACTGGCGTACGTCATTTCAAACACTAA
- a CDS encoding YerC/YecD family TrpR-related protein → MQIEKIKGNQTEQLFKAVLELKDMEECYRFFDDLCTISEIQSLAQRFEVAHLLRLKKTYESIKKETGASTATISRVRRAYDYGNGTYDEMLGRLYPEENSAPTIK, encoded by the coding sequence ATGCAAATTGAGAAAATAAAAGGCAATCAAACGGAACAACTATTTAAAGCGGTATTAGAATTAAAAGATATGGAAGAATGCTATCGATTTTTTGATGACCTATGTACGATAAGTGAAATTCAATCCTTGGCACAGCGTTTCGAGGTAGCTCATTTATTGCGATTGAAGAAAACATATGAATCTATAAAAAAAGAAACTGGGGCAAGTACTGCAACAATTTCACGAGTAAGACGAGCATACGACTATGGTAATGGCACCTACGATGAAATGTTAGGGCGCCTATATCCCGAAGAAAATTCGGCACCAACAATAAAGTGA
- the purN gene encoding phosphoribosylglycinamide formyltransferase codes for MTGVTKFAVFASGSGTNFQAIYDAIQEGDLYGEAVLVVTDKPGALVVKRAENAGIETLAIKPSSFPSKSAYEDAILEKLNKLDVEWIVLAGYMRLIGDVLLQAFPNRIINIHPSLLPAFPGKDAIGQAMEHGVKVTGVTVHYVDAGMDTGTIIAQQAVEVVEDSREQTEERIHAVEHALYTKALQQLFGLDK; via the coding sequence ATGACCGGAGTGACGAAATTTGCTGTGTTTGCGTCAGGTAGTGGGACGAACTTTCAAGCTATTTATGATGCAATACAGGAGGGGGATCTTTATGGCGAGGCAGTGTTAGTAGTTACCGATAAGCCTGGCGCTTTAGTAGTAAAGCGTGCAGAGAATGCGGGCATTGAAACACTTGCTATAAAACCTTCAAGTTTTCCTTCCAAGTCAGCTTATGAAGATGCCATTTTAGAAAAGCTTAATAAGCTAGATGTGGAATGGATTGTCCTAGCTGGATATATGCGCCTGATCGGTGATGTATTATTACAAGCATTTCCTAATCGAATTATCAATATCCATCCTTCGTTACTACCTGCTTTTCCAGGGAAAGATGCCATTGGACAAGCAATGGAGCATGGAGTGAAGGTAACCGGAGTAACGGTTCACTATGTGGACGCAGGAATGGATACGGGAACTATAATAGCTCAGCAAGCTGTAGAGGTAGTAGAAGACAGTAGAGAACAAACTGAAGAACGCATACATGCAGTAGAGCATGCATTGTATACGAAAGCATTACAGCAGTTGTTTGGTTTAGATAAGTGA
- a CDS encoding DUF3048 domain-containing protein — protein sequence MFKRWGILVAASVLLVACSNEAEGQEEVNPVEEVIDEIVEEVEVPEEETTLPYMAPFTGIGVEKELTQRPVLVTINNHPLARPQSGISKADVIYEMLAEGNVTRFLAVYQSEIPEKLGPVRSARDYFVDIAKGLDAFYIAHGYSPDAQKMLNSGVVDNINGMQYDGILFERSSERKAPHNSYISKDNVLAGAEKVGASMEISKIPKFSFFESFEGVKLGNPVSSFSIHYGSGSSFENKYTYFSDEGIYKRETAGVLTIDKETDEAIKIANVICMEMPHKVIDSSGRLQLSLNDGGRAYIFQAGIMKEIEWENIDGILMPMENGVPAKLVPGQTWISFIPTSPGLEEMVTYLP from the coding sequence GTGTTCAAACGATGGGGGATTTTAGTAGCCGCAAGTGTACTTCTTGTAGCCTGTTCCAATGAGGCGGAAGGACAAGAAGAAGTAAATCCAGTGGAAGAGGTAATAGACGAAATTGTGGAGGAAGTAGAAGTTCCAGAAGAGGAGACAACATTGCCTTATATGGCTCCTTTCACTGGTATTGGCGTAGAAAAAGAATTGACGCAAAGACCTGTATTAGTCACTATAAATAATCATCCGCTCGCACGTCCACAGTCGGGAATCTCAAAAGCGGATGTCATTTACGAAATGTTAGCAGAAGGCAATGTAACAAGATTTTTAGCAGTGTATCAAAGTGAGATTCCAGAAAAACTTGGTCCTGTTAGAAGTGCTAGAGACTACTTTGTGGACATTGCCAAAGGGCTGGACGCATTTTATATTGCACATGGATATAGTCCAGATGCTCAAAAAATGCTGAATTCGGGAGTAGTTGATAACATAAATGGGATGCAATACGACGGTATATTATTTGAGCGATCAAGTGAGCGAAAAGCTCCGCATAATTCGTATATTTCAAAGGATAATGTTTTAGCAGGTGCAGAAAAAGTAGGGGCTTCGATGGAAATTAGTAAAATACCAAAGTTCTCTTTCTTTGAATCCTTTGAAGGGGTAAAACTTGGTAACCCAGTATCTAGCTTTTCTATCCATTACGGCTCGGGCTCCTCTTTTGAAAATAAATATACGTATTTTTCCGATGAAGGTATATATAAAAGAGAGACCGCTGGAGTTCTAACAATAGATAAAGAGACGGACGAAGCTATTAAAATTGCAAATGTAATATGTATGGAAATGCCTCATAAAGTTATTGATAGTTCTGGTCGACTTCAGTTATCTTTAAATGATGGAGGAAGAGCTTATATTTTTCAAGCGGGTATTATGAAGGAAATCGAATGGGAAAATATCGATGGAATTCTCATGCCAATGGAAAATGGAGTACCTGCTAAATTAGTACCTGGACAGACCTGGATTAGTTTTATACCAACAAGTCCTGGATTAGAGGAAATGGTAACTTATTTACCTTAA
- a CDS encoding adenine deaminase C-terminal domain-containing protein produces the protein MQYPIWKIEEIRHQIDVVNGTQSPDIVITNATFLHSHLKKWITGNIWIVKDRIVYTGSEMPLVTDQTEVYDATGQKIVPGYIEPHVHPFQLYNPQTFADYAAQLGTTTFIADNLTFFLMLENKKAFSLIDELGKMPFSFYWWARFDSQTELENEEELFTSKTVGEWINRPDVIMGGELTGWPRLLSGDDQMLYWMQQAKTNGMKIEGHFPGASERTLARMRLLGADGDHEAMTIEEVERRILHGYAVTLRHSSIRPDLPHLLKDILERDLHIFDHLMMTTDGATPSFHVDGVMDKCIQVALDAGVKPIDAYLMASFNVAKYYNLSNLHGVIATGRFANLNFLKDEQSPIPLSVLSKGVWLKKEQQKTKELEPIDWSSMPDLNLSFDVSESDFQFSMPFGIEMVNDVITKPYSISIDTTDLELSKNHDESFLLLIDRKGKWKVSTLIKGFATSLMGFASSYSNTGDILLIGKNKKSMQQAFREVKKMNGGIVIVEDEQVICSIELPIGGVLSNKSLEELIEEELVLKRELATRGFKHGDAIYTLLFLQATHLPYVRITQRGIFDVMKKQVLFPALMR, from the coding sequence ATGCAATATCCCATTTGGAAGATTGAAGAAATAAGGCATCAAATTGATGTGGTCAATGGAACGCAGTCTCCAGACATTGTTATTACTAATGCAACGTTTCTGCATAGTCATTTAAAGAAATGGATTACAGGAAACATCTGGATTGTGAAAGATCGAATTGTTTATACAGGTTCTGAGATGCCATTGGTTACTGACCAAACAGAGGTATATGATGCAACAGGTCAAAAAATAGTACCTGGTTATATTGAGCCTCATGTACATCCTTTCCAGCTTTATAATCCACAAACATTCGCGGACTATGCTGCTCAATTAGGAACGACAACATTTATCGCAGATAACTTAACATTTTTCTTGATGCTTGAAAATAAGAAAGCGTTTTCATTGATAGATGAACTTGGAAAAATGCCATTTTCTTTCTATTGGTGGGCACGTTTTGATTCTCAAACGGAGTTAGAAAATGAAGAAGAATTGTTTACTTCAAAAACGGTAGGAGAATGGATTAATCGCCCTGATGTCATTATGGGTGGTGAGTTAACTGGATGGCCGCGCTTGCTTTCTGGTGATGATCAAATGCTTTATTGGATGCAGCAAGCCAAGACAAATGGTATGAAAATTGAAGGACATTTTCCTGGAGCTTCTGAGCGTACGCTTGCTAGGATGCGCTTACTAGGAGCAGATGGAGATCATGAGGCGATGACCATAGAAGAAGTGGAACGGCGTATTCTTCATGGGTATGCGGTAACACTCCGTCATTCGTCGATACGTCCTGATCTTCCTCATCTACTAAAAGATATTTTAGAAAGGGATCTTCATATTTTTGATCATTTAATGATGACGACTGATGGAGCTACACCTTCTTTTCATGTAGATGGGGTCATGGATAAATGTATTCAAGTCGCACTAGACGCAGGTGTAAAACCGATTGATGCCTATTTGATGGCATCCTTTAATGTGGCGAAATACTATAATTTGTCCAATTTACATGGCGTAATTGCAACGGGACGTTTTGCAAATCTCAACTTCTTAAAGGATGAGCAAAGTCCTATCCCATTAAGTGTGCTATCCAAAGGAGTTTGGTTGAAGAAAGAGCAGCAAAAGACGAAAGAACTAGAGCCAATTGACTGGTCATCTATGCCGGACCTTAACCTGTCATTTGATGTATCTGAAAGTGATTTTCAGTTCTCTATGCCATTTGGAATAGAAATGGTAAATGATGTAATTACAAAACCTTATTCCATCAGCATAGATACAACTGATTTAGAGCTTTCTAAAAATCATGACGAAAGTTTTCTGTTGTTAATAGATCGCAAAGGGAAGTGGAAAGTTTCTACCCTTATTAAAGGGTTTGCAACTTCTCTAATGGGCTTCGCCTCTTCGTACTCGAATACAGGAGATATTTTATTGATCGGAAAGAACAAAAAAAGTATGCAACAAGCCTTCCGCGAAGTAAAAAAAATGAATGGTGGAATTGTCATTGTAGAGGATGAACAAGTCATTTGTTCTATTGAGCTACCAATAGGTGGGGTACTCTCAAATAAGTCATTAGAAGAATTAATAGAAGAGGAGCTAGTATTAAAGAGAGAACTAGCTACTAGAGGATTTAAGCATGGGGATGCGATATACACATTGTTATTTCTTCAAGCGACACACTTACCATATGTAAGAATTACGCAAAGAGGAATTTTTGATGTGATGAAAAAACAAGTATTATTTCCAGCATTAATGAGATAG
- the purM gene encoding phosphoribosylformylglycinamidine cyclo-ligase — protein sequence MSKAYEKAGVNIEAGYEAVQRMKSHVERTARKGIMGTFGGFGGMFDLSSLNYKEPVLISGTDGVGTKLKLAFMTDSHDTIGVDCVAMCVNDIVAQGAEPLFFLDYVAVGKAFPERIEQIVKGVADGCVQSGAALIGGETAEMPGLYEEDEYDLAGFAVGACEKSKIVTGENIAEGDVLVGIASSGVHSNGYSLVRKIIFEEQGYSPSDVVEGYEALGEIGRALLTPTKIYAKPVMEMHQDLSIHGMAHVTGGGFYENLPRMMPDGLAVEVELGSWKVLPIFDLLKEKGELADRDLYNVFNMGVGFVLALSAEEAEKAIAIAEAHGEKAYTIGRVVKGEGVIFNGTHDGSLV from the coding sequence ATGTCAAAAGCATATGAAAAAGCAGGCGTGAATATTGAAGCAGGGTATGAAGCCGTGCAAAGAATGAAATCACATGTCGAGCGTACAGCTAGAAAAGGAATCATGGGTACTTTCGGTGGTTTCGGTGGGATGTTCGATTTATCTTCATTGAATTATAAGGAACCTGTTTTGATCTCTGGAACAGATGGTGTTGGAACAAAATTGAAGCTTGCCTTTATGACAGATTCCCACGATACAATCGGTGTAGACTGTGTCGCAATGTGTGTCAATGATATCGTTGCACAGGGAGCAGAGCCTCTATTTTTCTTAGATTATGTAGCAGTAGGTAAGGCGTTCCCTGAACGAATTGAACAAATTGTTAAAGGTGTAGCAGATGGCTGTGTACAATCTGGAGCGGCGTTAATCGGCGGGGAAACAGCAGAAATGCCAGGTCTATACGAGGAAGATGAGTATGATCTTGCTGGATTTGCAGTTGGCGCATGTGAAAAATCGAAAATCGTAACTGGTGAGAATATTGCAGAAGGTGATGTGCTAGTGGGTATTGCTTCAAGCGGTGTTCACTCGAATGGATATTCACTTGTACGTAAAATTATATTTGAAGAACAAGGCTACTCTCCAAGTGATGTCGTAGAAGGGTATGAAGCGTTAGGTGAAATTGGTAGAGCTCTTTTAACACCTACGAAAATTTATGCGAAGCCAGTAATGGAAATGCATCAAGATCTATCTATTCATGGGATGGCTCATGTTACAGGTGGAGGGTTTTACGAAAATCTACCTCGTATGATGCCTGATGGTTTGGCTGTTGAAGTTGAACTTGGTTCATGGAAAGTGCTACCTATATTTGACTTGTTAAAGGAAAAAGGCGAGCTAGCGGACCGTGATTTATATAATGTATTTAATATGGGAGTAGGCTTTGTACTTGCGCTTTCTGCTGAAGAAGCGGAAAAAGCGATTGCAATTGCGGAAGCTCATGGAGAAAAAGCATATACAATTGGACGTGTTGTGAAAGGTGAAGGTGTTATCTTCAACGGAACACATGACGGGAGTTTAGTGTAA